A genomic stretch from Kwoniella europaea PYCC6329 chromosome 2, complete sequence includes:
- a CDS encoding dihydroorotate dehydrogenase (fumarate) has translation MSRPLLASLRRPLLTRPAVPLRQAQFQPLRHASTTPSYPSAPRRFISSTLFVAGGILLVAYYYDSRSLLHEHVVMPLVRLGFDAEQGHKLAVRLLSLDKWARPRDMGVDDVELQTELFGQKITNPVGIAAGFDKDADAIDGLFDLGFGYVEVGSVTPEPQPGNPKPRFFRLEEDSAAINRYGFNSLGHGHTLARLRARLVAFAQSHPSLFPSPLPLNPLPPAGIPRSLRPGQLLAVNLGKNKVSPAESNEDYIKGVKLLGPYADVIVINVSSPNTPGLRALQGKEVLKNLLSDVVSERNNLKNSDGLPKIAVKVASDLSEDELADVAYAVRSSGVEGVIVSNTTVRRGELGLLSDKKNEIGGLSGKPLFPYALESIKTLRPLLPPSIPLIGCGGVSTGEDALKMARAGASLVQLYTSFGYRGVGTPRLIKDEITDQLHTGQTNWLGQVGKDYSNGQMGWDENRIKRESDNIKKEAENLGDLLRHISEKESMADLINRAEQALGRGKSESVAEGPRDNLAGSTSSTSAGSISDQRNDVAQGLIESGGANIQQGAEGQQQGRLIEDTPTQNQPASSIQEALTSTPESIDLTPRLVIVDHPPIPETRAEEREDEWVQSVRSGQRRLV, from the exons ATGTCCCGACCCCTTCTCGCTTCTCTTCGTCGACCGTTGCTCACCCGACCGGCTGTTCCCCTTCGACAAGCCCAATTCCAACCCCTTCGACATGCCTCTACTACCCCTTCCTACCCCTCCGCTCCCAGGCGATTCATCTCCTCGACTCTCTTCGTAGCGGGCGGGATATTGCTCGTAGCATACTACTACGACTCGAGATCATTACTGCATGAGCACGTGGTCATGCCTCTTGTCAGACTGGGTTTTGATGCTGAACAAGGCCATAAACTCGCTGTGAGATTGTTGAGTCTGGATAAATGGGCGAGACCTAGGGATATGGGCGTGGACGATGTTGAATTGCAGACAGAG CTGTTCGGTCAAAAGATCACGAACCCTGTTGGGATAGCTGCTGGGTTCGACAAGGATGCTGATGCGATTGATGGGTTATTCGACCTTGGGTTTGGTTATGTGGAAGTTGGAAGTGTGACACCTGAGCCTCAG CCCGGTAATCCAAAACCCAGATTCTTTAGACTGGAAGAAGATTCCGCTGCAATCAACCGATACGGTTTCAACTCCCTTGGTCATGGGCACACGTTGGCACGACTTCGTGCTCGTCTCGTAGCATTCGCTCaatcccatccttcccttttccccTCACCTTTACCGCTCAACCCCCTTCCTCCAGCGGGCATACCTCGATCGCTCCGACCCGGTCAACTGTTAGCTGTCAACTTGGGTAAAAACAAGGTTTCTCCTGCCGAGTCAAATGAAGATTATATCAAGGGAGTCAAACTACTAGGTCCCTACGCCGATGTGATAGTTATCAACGTCTCGTCACCCAACACACCTGGTCTAAGAGCATTGCAGGGTAAAGAAGTATTGAAGAACCTCTTATCGGACGTAGTCAGCGAGAGGAACAATTTGAAAAACTCCGATGGTCTACCGAAGATTGCTGTGAAAGTTGCAAGTGACCTGtcggaagatgaacttgCCGATGTGGCTTATGCGGTTCGATCGAGTGGTGTCGAAGGAGTTATAGTCAGTAACACCACTGTTCGAAGAGGGGAACTTGGGTTGCTTTCGGATAAAAAGAATGAAATTGGTGGATTATCGGGTAAACCCTTATTCCCATATGCTTTGGAATCAATCAAAACTCTTCGACCACTCTTACCGCCATCTATACCCCTGATAGGATGTGGGGGAGTATCAACCGGAGAAGATGCTCTGAAAATGGCCAGAGCAGGTGCTAGCTTGGTACAGCTGTACACATCGTTTGGATACAGGGGTGTAGGTACACCGAGATTGATAAAGGATGAAATTACCGATCAGTTACATACGGGTCAAACCAATTGGTTAGGACAAGTTGGGAAAGATTATAGTAATGGACAGATGGGTTGGGACGAAAATAGGATCAAGCGTGAATCGGATAATATAAAGAAGGAAGCCGAAAATTTAGGTGATTTGTTAAGACACATCAGTGAAAAGGAGAGTATGGCGGATCTGATAAACAGAGCTGAACAAGCTTTGGGTAGAGGTAAAAGTGAATCTGTAGCAGAAGGGCCAAGAGATAATCTGGCCGGATCGACTTCATCCACGTCTGCAGGATCGATCTCTGATCAAAGAAATGATGTTGCTCAAGGTTTGATAGAATCTGGTGGTGCGAATATACAGCAAGGAGCAGAGGGACAACAACAAGGTAGATTGATAGAAGATACCCCTACGCAGAATCAACCAGCATCTTCGATTCAGGAAGCTCTGACATCTACCCCagaatcgatcgatttgaCTCCTCGATTAGTGATTGTGGATCATCCTCCCATACCTGAGACCCGAGcagaagagagggaagatgaatgggtACAGTCGGTGAGAAGCGGGCAGAGGAGACTTGTATAG
- a CDS encoding thioredoxin, with translation MVKAIESHQEFKDLISGSQPVVVDYWATWCGPCKMISPHFAKLEEKYPGVKFVKVDVEEQEEIAKEAGIKAMPTFIAYKDGQPVETVTGAVPAKLNALLEKISA, from the exons aTGGTTAAAGCTATCGAATCCCACCAAGAATTCAAGGACCTC ATCTCCGGTTCTCAACCTGTCGTCGTCGACTACTGGGCCACATGGTGTGGTCCCTGTAAGATGATCTCTCCTCATTTCGCCAAGCTCGAGGAGAAATACCCAGGTGTCAAATTCGTTAAAGTTGACGTTGAGGAGCAAGAG GAAATCGCCAAAGAAGCCGGTATCAAGGCTATGCCAACTTTCATCGCTTACAAGGATGGTCAACCCGTCGAGACCGTCACTGGAGCTGTTCCCGCCAAGCTTAAC GCTCTTCTCGAAAAGATCTCCGCTTAA